Proteins encoded within one genomic window of Cucumis sativus cultivar 9930 chromosome 3, Cucumber_9930_V3, whole genome shotgun sequence:
- the LOC101205840 gene encoding transmembrane protein 64, producing the protein MTYYETDNGRRGEVVAEDIEVGIRCDDDGGDHNGDYVRLRQSPCDCQHEVSSEGGDSSSQPCSPARSLWLWVRLVVLFVFLVSLAVVFFKWVGPFFMNKEIIPIINWEAETFSTPVLAVFVFASVALFPSLLLPSSPSMWLAGMTFGYGFGFLLIISAVTIGVSLPYFIGSLFYRKIQGWLEKYPKRASVLRLAGEGNWTHQFRAVALIRISPFPYIIYNYCAVATNVRYGPYILGSLVGMVPEIFVTIYTGILIRTLADASQNQQFLSAPQIVFTVIGFCVTAATTVFFTVYAKRKLKELQIDDDQLLQ; encoded by the exons ATGACATATTATGAGACGGATAACGGTCGGAGAGGAGAAGTGGTGGCGGAGGATATTGAGGTGGGAATTCGATGTGATGATGATGGTGGTGATCACAATGGTGATTATGTTAGATTGAGACAGAGTCCTTGTGATTGTCAACATGAGGTTTCCTCTGAAGGGGGGGATTCTTCTTCTCAGCCTTGTTCTCCAGCTAGGTCTTTGTGGCTTTGGGTTCGTTTGGTGGTGTTGTTCGTTTTCTTGGTTTCGTTAGctgttgtttttttcaaatgggTTGGACCATTTTTCATGAATAAG GAAATAATACCAATTATAAATTGGGAAGCTGAAACTTTTAGTACTCCAGTGCTggctgtttttgttttcgcctCAGTGGCACTGTTCCCTTCATTGCTTTTACCATCTTCACCTTCTATGTGGCTGGCAGGGATGACATTCGGTTATGGCTTTGGGTTTCTGTTAATCATATCAGCAGTAACCATTGGTGTATCACTTCCATATTTCATTGGATCTTTATTCTATCGTAAAATTCAA GGATGGTTAGAAAAGTATCCTAAGAGAGCTTCTGTTTTAAGATTAGCAGGCGAAGGAAACTGGACTCATCAGTTTCGGGCAGTAGCACTAATTCGGATCTCTCCATTTCCttacattatatataattactgTGCTGTAGCAACCAATGTCAGATATGGTCCTTACATCTTGGGGTCACTGGTTGGAATGGTGCCAGAAATATTTGTTACAATATATAC TGGCATTTTAATCAGAACACTGGCAGATGCTTCACAAAATCAGCAGTTCCTCTCAGCCCCACAGATTGTGTTCACTGTCATTGGGTTTTGCGTTACTGCAGCTACTACGGTTTTCTTCACTGTATATGCAAAAAGGAAGCTCAAGGAATTGCAGATAGATGATGATCAATTATTGCAGTAG
- the LOC101205605 gene encoding uncharacterized protein LOC101205605: protein MSLTSPLLYSFSIPKSPLPISTDFAPTFQLPTGVSFRRPISRLGFPSKTMVVLLGTGFTLALLGPESASAATELSSSLLFNEPQNALSLPTWAIHVSSVVEWITAMALVWQYGEKSGNESWKGLSWGMVPLLGGAFCACTWHFFYNSESLEVLVAIQAMLTAIGNATMCIAAFRIYKSSQERSKNL from the exons ATGTCACTCACTTCCCCACTCTTGTATTCCTTTTCAATTCCCAAATCCCCACTCCCAATTTCCACAGATTTTGCCCCTACTTTTCAACTTCCTACCGGAGTCTCATTCCGGCGACCCATCTCCCGTCTGGGTTTTCCCTCCAAAACCATGGTGGTTTTGCTCGGTACGGGTTTCACTCTTGCCCTTTTGGGACCTGAATCCGCTTCTGCTGCCACGGAATTGTCATCTTCGCTGCTTTTTAACGAGCCCCAAAATGCTCTCTCCTTGCCCACCTGGGCCATTCATGTTTCCAGCGTTGTTGAATG GATTACAGCAATGGCTTTGGTGTGGCAATATGGAGAGAAATCTGGTAATGAGTCTTGGAAAGGACTTTCTTGGGGAATG GTACCATTGCTAGGTGGAGCATTTTGTGCTTGCACATGGCATTTTTTCTATAACTCTGAGTCTCTTGAG GTTTTGGTGGCCATTCAGGCAATGCTAACAGCTATAGGAAATGCCACAATGTGCATTGCTGCATTTCGCATTTACAAATCATCACAAGAACGTTCAAAGAACTTGTAA
- the LOC101212171 gene encoding probable sodium/metabolite cotransporter BASS6, chloroplastic isoform X2 yields the protein MVYKQCFYRYYAPALGFLMFAVGVNSSEKDFLEAFKQPAAIFAGYVGQFFVKPLLGYLFGTIAVTLFGLPTAIGAGIMLVSCVSGAQLSSYATFLTDPSLAPLSVVMTSLSTATAVVVTPFLSLLLIGKRLPVDVKGMISSITQIVVAPIAAGLLLNRFFPRICEAIRPFLPPLSVLVTACCVGAPLAININAVISPFGLSILLLIVAFHLSAFIAGYSLTGLAFHGSPDVKALQRTLSYETGMQSSLLALALANRFFQDPLVSVPPAISTVMMSLMGFSLVMIWSKRKEKNMMKES from the exons ATGGTTTACAAGCAG TGCTTTTACAGGTACTATGCACCTGCATTAGGGTTTTTGATGTTTGCAGTTGGGGTTAATTCCAGTGAGAAAGATTTCCTTGAAGCATTCAAGCAACCAGCGGCTATCTTTGCTGGTTATGTGGGCCAATTTTTTGTGAAGCCACTTCTTGGTTATCTATTCGGTACAATTGCAGTGACCCTTTTTGGTCTTCCTACAGCAATAG GTGCGGGGATTATGCTGGTCTCTTGTGTTAGTGGCGCACAACTCTCAAGTTATGCAACTTTTTTAACTGATCCATCCCTTGCCCCCTTAAGTGTAGTTATGACATCATTATCCACTGCTACTGCTGTTGTCGTCACACCGTTTTTATCCTTATTGCTCATTGGAAAGAGACTTCCAGTTGATGTTAAAGGGATGATATCCAGCATTACACAGATTGTAGTTGCACCAATTGCTGCAGGCTTGCTTCTCAACCG GTTCTTTCCTAGGATTTGTGAAGCAATTCGACCTTTCTTGCCTCCACTTTCGGTATTGGTTACAGCTTGTTGTGTTGGAGCTCCACTTGCAATTAACATCAACGCTGTCATATCCCCTTTTGGACTTTCCATATTGCTGCTCATTGTTGCTTTTCATTTATCTGCGTTTATAGCGGGGTACTCCTTGACTGGTCTTGCATTTCATGGGTCACCCGATGTGAAAGCACTGCAGAGAACACTATCCTATGAAACAG GAATGCAAAGCAGCCTCCTTGCCCTTGCTCTTGCCAACAGGTTTTTCCAGGATCCCCTCGTTAGTGTGCCCCCAGCAATCTCA ACTGTGATGATGTCTTTGATGGGATTTTCTCTGGTTATGATATGGAgcaagaggaaagaaaaaaatatgatgaaaGAGAGTTAG
- the LOC101212171 gene encoding probable sodium/metabolite cotransporter BASS5, chloroplastic isoform X1 translates to MNLSSSILGKNLMQIHRLHRSQLDFPTSISSRNQSISGLFHRFPPQINGVSVRCSNTFLYSDWSLRFSISTRCVPDSSSESLRLDCDSSSSSPEIIDQKKTTFVEILKQSNSLLPHVVLASTLVALIFPPSFAWFTSRYYAPALGFLMFAVGVNSSEKDFLEAFKQPAAIFAGYVGQFFVKPLLGYLFGTIAVTLFGLPTAIGAGIMLVSCVSGAQLSSYATFLTDPSLAPLSVVMTSLSTATAVVVTPFLSLLLIGKRLPVDVKGMISSITQIVVAPIAAGLLLNRFFPRICEAIRPFLPPLSVLVTACCVGAPLAININAVISPFGLSILLLIVAFHLSAFIAGYSLTGLAFHGSPDVKALQRTLSYETGMQSSLLALALANRFFQDPLVSVPPAISTVMMSLMGFSLVMIWSKRKEKNMMKES, encoded by the exons atgaatttgagttCAAGCATTTTGGGGAAGAATTTGATGCAAATTCATCGTCTTCATCGCTCTCAATTGGATTTCCCTACGTCTATTTCTTCTCGTAATCAGTCAATTTCGGGACTGTTCCATCGTTTTCCGCCGCAGATTAATGGAGTTTCTGTTCGTTGTTCCAACACTTTCC TTTATTCTGATTGGAGTCTCAGATTCTCCATATCCACTAGATGTGTACCGGACAGTTCTTCTGAATCTTTGCGGCTGGATTGTGATTCTTCTAGCAGTTCGCCAGAG ATAATTGACCAGAAGAAAACTACATTTGTCGAGATATTGAAGCAGTCAAATTCTCTTCTGCCTCATGTTGTTCTTGCTAGCACACTGGTTGCCCTTATTTTCCCACCGTCTTTTGCATGGTTTACAAGCAG GTACTATGCACCTGCATTAGGGTTTTTGATGTTTGCAGTTGGGGTTAATTCCAGTGAGAAAGATTTCCTTGAAGCATTCAAGCAACCAGCGGCTATCTTTGCTGGTTATGTGGGCCAATTTTTTGTGAAGCCACTTCTTGGTTATCTATTCGGTACAATTGCAGTGACCCTTTTTGGTCTTCCTACAGCAATAG GTGCGGGGATTATGCTGGTCTCTTGTGTTAGTGGCGCACAACTCTCAAGTTATGCAACTTTTTTAACTGATCCATCCCTTGCCCCCTTAAGTGTAGTTATGACATCATTATCCACTGCTACTGCTGTTGTCGTCACACCGTTTTTATCCTTATTGCTCATTGGAAAGAGACTTCCAGTTGATGTTAAAGGGATGATATCCAGCATTACACAGATTGTAGTTGCACCAATTGCTGCAGGCTTGCTTCTCAACCG GTTCTTTCCTAGGATTTGTGAAGCAATTCGACCTTTCTTGCCTCCACTTTCGGTATTGGTTACAGCTTGTTGTGTTGGAGCTCCACTTGCAATTAACATCAACGCTGTCATATCCCCTTTTGGACTTTCCATATTGCTGCTCATTGTTGCTTTTCATTTATCTGCGTTTATAGCGGGGTACTCCTTGACTGGTCTTGCATTTCATGGGTCACCCGATGTGAAAGCACTGCAGAGAACACTATCCTATGAAACAG GAATGCAAAGCAGCCTCCTTGCCCTTGCTCTTGCCAACAGGTTTTTCCAGGATCCCCTCGTTAGTGTGCCCCCAGCAATCTCA ACTGTGATGATGTCTTTGATGGGATTTTCTCTGGTTATGATATGGAgcaagaggaaagaaaaaaatatgatgaaaGAGAGTTAG